The Dreissena polymorpha isolate Duluth1 chromosome 10, UMN_Dpol_1.0, whole genome shotgun sequence genome includes a region encoding these proteins:
- the LOC127848842 gene encoding uncharacterized protein LOC127848842 isoform X1, with amino-acid sequence MVSFEMAKTIALSVVVSFMLFKTTIALGCFECVDSPHPADCNQVTVCTDYETCVVKQYVTTGGLILYSSGCETKSTCTSFGKRNIDDVIHERQSRQQSSDVITCAECCNGSYCNMVGCGITKVSQPARGPMCYACKTSDSPDACRTVTECEQGMACKLTQIPGSLPGTHEYESGCMKELVCRLQMGQAHHSPGFCSVCCTDDFCNNSCASNSTMNGK; translated from the exons ATGGTCTCATTCG AAATGGCGAAAACGATAGCGTTGTCTGTAGTAGTTTCGTTTATGCTCTTCAAAA CAACCATAGCCCTCGGATGCTTTGAGTGCGTGGACTCCCCACATCCCGCCGACTGTAATCAAGTGACTGTCTGCACAGATTACGAA ACATGTGTGGTTAAACAGTACGTGACGACTGGTGGTTTGATCTTGTACTCAAGTGGATGTGAGACAAAATCA ACGTGTACCAGCTTTGGAAAAAGGAACATCGATGACGTCATTCATGAACGTCAAAGTCGTCAGCAGTCTAGTGACGTCATAACTTGCGCGGAGTGTTGCAACGGCTCTTATTGCAACATGGTTGGGTGCGGCATTACAA AGGTATCTCAGCCGGCCCGCGGCCCGATGTGTTACGCGTGCAAAACCTCTGACTCCCCGGATGCCTGCAGAACAGTGACTGAATGCGAACAAGGCATG GCGTGTAAGTTGACCCAGATACCAGGCTCGTTACCAGGCACACATGAATATGAATCGGGATGTATGAAAGAGTTA GTTTGCCGTCTGCAGATGGGACAAGCACATCACAGCCCGGGATTCTGTTCGGTCTGCTGCACGGATGACTTCTGCAACAACTCGTGTGCCTCCAACAGTACCATGAATGGAAAATAA
- the LOC127848842 gene encoding uncharacterized protein LOC127848842 isoform X2, giving the protein MAKTIALSVVVSFMLFKTTIALGCFECVDSPHPADCNQVTVCTDYETCVVKQYVTTGGLILYSSGCETKSTCTSFGKRNIDDVIHERQSRQQSSDVITCAECCNGSYCNMVGCGITKVSQPARGPMCYACKTSDSPDACRTVTECEQGMACKLTQIPGSLPGTHEYESGCMKELVCRLQMGQAHHSPGFCSVCCTDDFCNNSCASNSTMNGK; this is encoded by the exons ATGGCGAAAACGATAGCGTTGTCTGTAGTAGTTTCGTTTATGCTCTTCAAAA CAACCATAGCCCTCGGATGCTTTGAGTGCGTGGACTCCCCACATCCCGCCGACTGTAATCAAGTGACTGTCTGCACAGATTACGAA ACATGTGTGGTTAAACAGTACGTGACGACTGGTGGTTTGATCTTGTACTCAAGTGGATGTGAGACAAAATCA ACGTGTACCAGCTTTGGAAAAAGGAACATCGATGACGTCATTCATGAACGTCAAAGTCGTCAGCAGTCTAGTGACGTCATAACTTGCGCGGAGTGTTGCAACGGCTCTTATTGCAACATGGTTGGGTGCGGCATTACAA AGGTATCTCAGCCGGCCCGCGGCCCGATGTGTTACGCGTGCAAAACCTCTGACTCCCCGGATGCCTGCAGAACAGTGACTGAATGCGAACAAGGCATG GCGTGTAAGTTGACCCAGATACCAGGCTCGTTACCAGGCACACATGAATATGAATCGGGATGTATGAAAGAGTTA GTTTGCCGTCTGCAGATGGGACAAGCACATCACAGCCCGGGATTCTGTTCGGTCTGCTGCACGGATGACTTCTGCAACAACTCGTGTGCCTCCAACAGTACCATGAATGGAAAATAA